The window AATCATCAACGGTGTAACACTCTGGCTGCAGCTCCGTCAAGATGATGAACTCGACGCTGTCGATTTGGTTGTAGGTGGCCATGGCTTGGGAAACAGCTTTGCCGATGGTGAGACAGTCGTAGTATTTCAAGTAGAAACATATGCTGAGTCGGTGAAGAGGGACGTCTTGGCTTCTGAAACTGAGGACATTGTCTGTTGCATCAGCCACGGCGCTGTTGGCCTGAATAAGACGAGGCAAAGAGACAAAACGAGAACCGTTGAAGAAGGAACCAGCACGTCGGGGGTGTTGAGACGGTCCAGGATGTTGAGCAGGACATCGTCAGGTAACTTAGAGAGCCTATCCACTGGTAGTGGTAGGGAACCAGTGGATGCTGCTGATTTCTGCATCGATTGCAAATTGCGGAAACTAAATATATTAGTGGCAGGCACCAGGCAGCGAACCAATGTAGTATAACTTACGAAcaaaacacaaaacaaataacgTAAATGTAAACTAAACTAAATTGATGTTTTTACAGCacataacaataataataaatagtTTAGAAGTAGTTTATCAGAGACAGCATAGCAACATCCATGGATCTGACAGACAGGCGAGAGAGATGCAGATGGAAGAAgataggaggcggcggcggcttacGTTGCGGTTGCGGCGACTTCCCTTCTTGTTCTTCATGGATGACCTGAAGCGGGCGCTGGTGGATGAGATCGGAATCAGATGTGTTGGCGATCTTCTTGTGTTTCTTCTATACTAGTAGATATATAAATATGGATGAAGGCGCTCGGTCGGCCGGGCCGGATCCTATGCGAAATTGGCTCTCGGACATCGAAATCCCCCACTCCCTTTTCGACTGCTATTTCGGCAAGTCATATCAAGAAACTCCATTGTGGAGAAGAACAAGATCAGAATCAGACCAGATCGCCGTTCGCCGTTAGCGGCGGCGTGCGTTGCCGATGGCGATGGGATTTAGGGTTTTTCGGCCTCTCGGGGACGACGGCCTAGTACACTTTGCTGGGCCGCCGATATAAATGGGCCCACTCATCCTTTCTCCCTCAGCTATggggaaaagtacaccgaaggtcccacaacttgtcatcgggttacaaaatcgtccccaaaCCGCAAAACAAAATACTAAGATACTGGAGGTCCCTCAATTAGCAAAACCGTTCGCTTGAGATCCTatgtggttttgaccccggttttgtctgaCGTTGCGGATGAGTTagcgtggaccccacctgtcagcattGCCACATcaatcttctctctcttttcctctcttctctattctttctcatcctcatctctctctctctcctctccgacAGCGAGTCTgtgaggtgggagaggaggagggcgtcggcgaccggcgacgcggcggcggaggaaggggcggcgcgcgggcggctgagggcggagcggcgacgcggcggcgggggaaggggcggcgcgcgggcagcgggggaggggcggcgaccgAGAGGAGTTCAGCCGCACTCTCGCCGAGCGCCTCGTCCTCGACATCGAGAAGGTGATGTGCCAGCTCGACGCTCTCCCTTCTAGGCTAATGCCCCCcgtgccgccggcgccaccttcGGTTTCAGCGGGAGCACCTCGTGCTCCTCCTCCGCATGGAccttccccatcgccgccgccaccgctggcgGCCGCCGTTGAGgcaccgccctcctcctctcccgccgcccaCGCGCTGCTCGTCCGTCGGCCGCGCGTCGCCCCTCCcacgccgcccgcgcgccgccccttcccccgccgccgcatcgccgctcCGCCCTCGGCCGTCggcgcgccgcgcctcccctggctgcccgcgcgccgccccttccccaccgccgcgtcgccggccgccggccgcctgtcgccgacgccctcctcctctcacgccgcccgcgcgctgctTGTCCGCCGGCCGCGCAccgcccctcccccgccgctcgCAATCGCAGAGAATGGAGAGATAGAAAGATGAgatgggagagaagagaggaaaagagagagaaggctgACGTGGCaatgctgacaggtggggcccacgctgactcacccaccacgtcagacaaaaccggggtcaaaaccaccagaGGACCTCAAGcgaacggttttgttagttgagggcTCCGATATCTGATTTTGCGGTTGAGAGacaattttgtaactcgatgacaagttgagggactttcggtgtacttttccctCAGCTATGACACCCCACAACTGTTAGTATGTTACAACTACTAGTAATATATTAATTGATCTTCCTCAGTGGTTTTTAAAGGTGATTTTTGTACTATGTGACATTATTCCTATAAATAATTAGACCTTGTgtagttggcaaaaaaaaatttactcctacgtgtcacatcggatatacggacacacatttgaagtattaaacgttgtctaataacaaaacaaattacatattccgtcaggaaactgcgagacgaatttattaaacctaattaatccgtcattagcaaaagTTTATTGtaacatcacattgtcaaatcttagcgcaattaggcttaaaagatttgtctcgcaatttacacgcaatctgtataattggtttttttatctacatttaatactccatacatacgTAAAAACGAAACCAGGATATTCAAAACATTCAAAATATATTGCTTACATTATAGTATATCCAAGTTACTGGCCTGAAACCAAGTTGCAGGAAACAAGAGAATTCTAATGCATGCCTTGAAACGTTTGAAACTAGAGTGTTTCGTCacaaaaggaaagaagaagaaaccaaaaatATTCAGAACATTCAGCATACATTATTGCTACTCAGCTAATCGCATTTTCGCGCTGATGAATTAAGACCGGAAGTTAATTACATGAGGCGATGCCATCACCAATCCCTCTGTAATTTGCTTCCTCAGCAACTCCTGCTCCTCGACGGTCTGCGGATACTTTGACGGAGCAACCTTGATTTTGGGATCCAACTCTTCACAGCAATCTTCCACCTTCCGGTCGTACAGGGATATCTCCTCTATGTTAACCGCGGTTTCCATGATGTGCCTGATGTATCCCAAAAAGTTGTCATCAGGTTGGAAACCGTAGATGGTGAGCTTAACCAGATTGCAATGCCTGAAACCATCAGGTGAAGATGACTCCCACTGCACGTTTGTTTTGTCACAGTAACCCTCTTCTTCCCGTTCCACCT of the Oryza sativa Japonica Group chromosome 2, ASM3414082v1 genome contains:
- the LOC136355301 gene encoding uncharacterized protein; translation: MPPVPPAPPSVSAGAPRAPPPHGPSPSPPPPLAAAVEAPPSSSPAAHALLVRRPRVAPPTPPARRPFPRRRIAAPPSAVGAPRLPWLPARRPFPTAASPAAGRLSPTPSSSHAARALLVRRPRTAPPPPLAIAENGEIER